From the genome of Prevotella herbatica, one region includes:
- the hisH gene encoding imidazole glycerol phosphate synthase subunit HisH, whose amino-acid sequence MNVAIVKYNAGNIYSVVNAIKRLGIIPILTDSADELQNADKVIFPGQGNALEAMTYLKAHGLDKVIKNLRQPVLGICVGQQLLCRHSEEGDVDCIGIFDADVKRFQPTQHEDKVPAMGWEEIYMADEKDDAANVLLKDLGKHPYVYFVHSYYVPVCENTIATADYILPYSACMHKGNFYTCQFHPEKSGDVGEQILKNFLNM is encoded by the coding sequence ATGAATGTTGCGATCGTAAAATATAATGCTGGCAACATCTATTCTGTCGTAAATGCAATAAAAAGACTAGGAATCATACCTATTCTGACAGACAGTGCAGATGAACTGCAAAACGCTGACAAAGTGATATTTCCAGGACAAGGAAATGCACTTGAAGCTATGACATATTTAAAAGCGCACGGACTAGACAAGGTGATAAAAAACCTCAGACAGCCCGTTCTTGGCATTTGTGTAGGTCAGCAACTATTATGCCGCCATTCAGAAGAGGGCGATGTTGATTGCATTGGAATATTTGATGCAGATGTTAAAAGATTCCAGCCAACACAGCATGAGGATAAAGTGCCAGCTATGGGATGGGAAGAAATATACATGGCTGACGAAAAAGACGATGCTGCAAATGTTTTACTTAAAGATCTTGGGAAACATCCATACGTATATTTTGTACACAGCTACTATGTACCAGTTTGTGAGAACACCATAGCAACAGCAGACTATATACTACCCTACTCTGCATGCATGCACAAGGGTAATTTCTATACATGCCAGTTTCATCCTGAAAAGAGTGGAGACGTAGGAGAACAGATATTGAAGAATTTTCTTAATATGTAA
- the hisA gene encoding 1-(5-phosphoribosyl)-5-[(5-phosphoribosylamino)methylideneamino]imidazole-4-carboxamide isomerase → MNIELIPAIDIINGQCVRLTKGDYNQKKVYNDNPVEVAMNFEKLGFKRLHVVDLDGAKSKHIVNDGVLKEITKATNLIVDFGGGIKAKDDLEKAFEAGASMVTIGSVAVTNRQLFLEWIEIYGAERLILGADVRNGKISINGWKEDSSEELLPFLKQYVDKGVKNVLCTEISKDGTLQGPAINLYKDIMKAYPHLHLIASGGVSSNEDITDLNNAGIPAVVFGKAFYEGKIDIKSLTI, encoded by the coding sequence ATGAATATTGAACTCATACCAGCAATAGATATAATAAATGGGCAATGCGTCCGACTTACCAAAGGAGACTACAACCAAAAGAAGGTTTATAATGATAACCCTGTCGAGGTTGCGATGAATTTTGAGAAGTTAGGATTCAAGCGTCTTCATGTCGTTGATCTGGACGGAGCTAAATCTAAGCATATCGTTAACGATGGAGTTTTGAAGGAAATAACAAAAGCTACAAATTTAATCGTTGACTTTGGTGGTGGAATAAAGGCAAAGGATGATCTTGAGAAAGCTTTTGAGGCTGGGGCTAGCATGGTAACCATAGGAAGTGTAGCGGTTACAAACCGACAACTATTTCTTGAATGGATTGAGATATACGGTGCAGAAAGACTTATTCTTGGAGCAGACGTTAGAAACGGAAAGATTTCTATTAATGGTTGGAAAGAAGACTCTTCAGAAGAACTGCTGCCATTTCTCAAACAATATGTTGATAAAGGCGTAAAAAATGTATTATGTACCGAGATAAGCAAAGACGGAACATTACAAGGTCCAGCCATCAATTTATATAAAGATATAATGAAAGCCTATCCACATCTACATCTTATAGCAAGTGGAGGTGTATCATCAAACGAAGATATTACCGACTTGAATAATGCAGGAATACCTGCTGTCGTATTTGGTAAAGCCTTCTATGAAGGTAAAATTGATATAAAGTCGTTGACAATATGA
- the hisF gene encoding imidazole glycerol phosphate synthase subunit HisF produces the protein MKGLAKRIIPCLDVKNGETVKGTNFINLRSAGDPVELGKAYSKAGADELVFLDITASYEGRKTFTDMVTRVAAEINIPFTVGGGINELKDVARLLNAGADKVSINSSALRNPTLINEISSHYGSQVCVCAIDARLDEDGWHCYVKGGRERTDRGLFEWAKEVADRGAGEILFTSMNHDGVKQGFANEALAKLSEEVSIPVIASGGAGTKEHFRDAFTIGKADAALAASVFHFGEIKISDLKHYLHNEGINVRI, from the coding sequence ATGAAAGGACTTGCTAAACGTATCATACCATGTCTTGACGTGAAGAATGGAGAAACTGTAAAAGGAACCAACTTCATAAATCTACGAAGTGCCGGGGATCCAGTGGAATTAGGCAAGGCTTACAGTAAAGCTGGAGCTGACGAACTAGTATTTCTAGATATTACAGCAAGTTATGAAGGCAGAAAGACGTTTACAGATATGGTTACAAGAGTCGCTGCTGAGATAAATATCCCTTTCACTGTTGGTGGGGGTATCAATGAACTGAAAGATGTAGCAAGACTGCTGAATGCAGGAGCCGATAAAGTAAGCATTAACAGTTCTGCATTAAGAAATCCAACACTTATAAATGAGATTTCAAGCCATTATGGCTCTCAGGTCTGTGTATGCGCCATTGATGCACGTCTAGATGAAGACGGATGGCATTGTTATGTTAAAGGTGGAAGAGAACGCACTGATAGAGGCTTGTTTGAATGGGCTAAAGAAGTAGCTGATCGTGGAGCTGGAGAAATACTATTCACAAGTATGAACCATGATGGAGTGAAACAAGGATTTGCTAACGAAGCATTGGCAAAACTCTCAGAAGAGGTTAGCATACCCGTCATAGCAAGTGGCGGAGCAGGAACTAAAGAGCATTTCAGAGATGCCTTCACAATAGGTAAAGCTGATGCGGCATTAGCAGCAAGTGTTTTCCACTTTGGTGAAATAAAGATTTCAGATTTAAAGCACTACCTTCATAATGAAGGTATTAACGTAAGAATATAA
- the hisIE gene encoding bifunctional phosphoribosyl-AMP cyclohydrolase/phosphoribosyl-ATP diphosphatase HisIE, with amino-acid sequence MKIDFDKMNGLVPAIIQDAVTKNVLMLGYMNEEAYNKTIDTKKVTFWSRSRNCLWTKGETSGNFLNLVDIKIDCDNDTLLVSVHPDGPTCHKGTDTCWAEDNNYNPILFLSELQDFINKRHKDMPEGSYTTSLFKKGVNRMAQKVGEEALETVIEATAGTDGKMIYEASDMLYHLIVLLSSKGLRIEDVAMELLKRHNPDWDKARRIAKSKGEME; translated from the coding sequence ATGAAGATTGATTTCGATAAAATGAATGGTCTTGTACCGGCAATCATCCAAGATGCAGTTACTAAAAATGTTCTCATGCTTGGATACATGAACGAAGAGGCCTACAACAAGACTATAGACACTAAAAAGGTTACTTTTTGGAGTCGCTCTCGCAATTGTCTTTGGACAAAAGGTGAGACAAGTGGTAATTTTCTTAATCTTGTTGATATTAAGATAGATTGTGACAACGACACCCTACTTGTAAGTGTTCATCCAGACGGTCCTACATGCCATAAGGGAACAGATACTTGTTGGGCTGAAGATAATAATTATAACCCAATACTCTTTCTTAGTGAATTACAAGACTTTATAAACAAGCGCCACAAAGATATGCCAGAAGGAAGTTACACAACAAGTTTGTTTAAAAAGGGCGTAAACAGAATGGCTCAGAAAGTTGGAGAGGAAGCTCTCGAAACTGTTATTGAGGCTACGGCTGGAACTGACGGCAAAATGATTTACGAAGCATCAGATATGCTTTATCACCTTATAGTTTTGTTATCAAGTAAAGGATTAAGAATAGAAGATGTTGCTATGGAACTGCTAAAACGTCATAACCCTGATTGGGACAAAGCGCGCAGAATAGCTAAGAGTAAAGGTGAAATGGAATAA
- a CDS encoding cell division ATP-binding protein FtsE — MSLINYNNVDVYQGESLILKDVNFHVDEGEFIYIIGKVGSGKSSLLKTLYCELDIYDDKESQQAEVLERNLITLKRREIPALRKEMGIIFQDFKLLHERTVRKNLEFVLRSTGWKDKKEICERIESVLTDVGMLDKIDKLPHELSGGEQQRIAIARAILNKPKIIIADEPTGNLDPETASNIISLLKDITTTGTAVIMSTHNIPMLDKFPGIVYRCKDGEIKDVTTEYNHMDLSEDAAQSDS; from the coding sequence ATGAGTTTGATTAATTATAACAATGTTGATGTGTACCAAGGTGAAAGCCTGATACTAAAAGATGTAAACTTTCATGTAGATGAAGGTGAATTTATATATATTATAGGTAAGGTCGGTTCTGGTAAAAGTAGTCTGCTAAAGACTTTATATTGCGAACTCGACATTTACGATGACAAAGAAAGTCAGCAAGCTGAGGTCCTTGAACGTAACCTAATAACTCTTAAAAGGCGCGAAATACCTGCTTTAAGAAAAGAAATGGGTATTATATTTCAGGACTTTAAACTTCTTCATGAACGCACAGTAAGAAAGAATCTAGAATTTGTACTGCGCTCTACAGGTTGGAAAGATAAAAAAGAAATATGTGAACGTATAGAAAGCGTGTTGACTGATGTAGGCATGCTTGACAAGATAGATAAACTTCCGCATGAGCTTTCTGGTGGAGAACAGCAACGTATTGCAATAGCAAGAGCTATTCTGAACAAACCAAAAATAATCATTGCTGATGAACCTACTGGCAATCTTGACCCGGAGACAGCCAGCAACATTATTAGTCTGCTGAAGGACATCACGACTACAGGAACAGCCGTGATAATGTCTACTCATAACATACCGATGCTCGATAAATTTCCAGGCATTGTATACAGATGCAAAGACGGAGAAATTAAAGACGTCACAACAGAATATAATCATATGGATTTAAGTGAGGATGCAGCTCAAAGCGACTCATAA
- a CDS encoding aspartate kinase → MKVMKFGGTSVGSPERMKSVASLVTESGEPTFIVLSAMSGTTNSLVEISDYLYKKNPDGANEIINKLETKYMQHVEEVYSTDEYKQKTKDFLHGEFEYLRSFTKDLFTSFEEKSIVAQGEIMSTNMVVNYLQETGVKAVLLNALDFMRTDKNAEPDPQYIKDKLADVMKDNEGNQIYITQGFICRNAYGEVDNLQRGGSDYTASLIGAALPADEIQIWTDIDGMHNNDPRIVDKTEALRQLNFEEAAELAYFGAKILHPTCVQPAKYSGIPVRLKNTMDPQAEGTIIDNVIVKGKIKAVAAKDNITAVKIKSSRMLLATGFLRKVFEIFESYQTPIDMIATSEVGVSMSIDNQTHLNEIVDELKKYGTVTVDSDMCIICVVGDLDWSNLGFETLALDAMKSIPVRMISYGGSNYNISFLIREADKKRALQNLSDVLFNK, encoded by the coding sequence ATGAAGGTAATGAAATTTGGAGGTACTTCTGTCGGATCACCTGAACGCATGAAGAGTGTAGCCTCTCTCGTAACGGAATCAGGTGAACCTACATTTATCGTTCTTTCAGCCATGAGTGGAACAACTAATTCTTTGGTTGAGATTTCTGACTATCTGTACAAGAAAAATCCAGACGGTGCTAACGAGATTATAAATAAGCTCGAAACTAAATATATGCAACATGTAGAGGAAGTTTACTCTACAGATGAATATAAGCAAAAGACTAAAGACTTCCTCCATGGAGAGTTTGAATATCTTCGCTCTTTTACTAAAGACCTTTTCACAAGCTTTGAAGAAAAGAGCATTGTTGCTCAAGGCGAAATAATGAGCACCAATATGGTTGTGAATTACCTTCAAGAAACTGGTGTTAAGGCTGTTCTGCTTAATGCACTTGACTTCATGCGTACTGATAAGAATGCAGAGCCTGATCCTCAATATATTAAAGATAAGTTAGCTGATGTTATGAAAGATAACGAAGGCAACCAGATTTATATTACTCAAGGCTTTATATGTCGCAACGCTTACGGAGAGGTAGACAACTTGCAACGAGGAGGTAGTGACTATACAGCTTCTCTTATCGGTGCAGCCCTACCTGCAGATGAAATACAGATTTGGACAGATATTGATGGCATGCACAACAATGATCCTAGAATCGTAGATAAGACAGAAGCTCTTCGCCAACTTAATTTCGAAGAAGCTGCCGAACTTGCTTATTTCGGTGCTAAGATTCTTCATCCTACATGCGTGCAACCTGCTAAATATTCAGGTATTCCTGTTAGATTGAAGAATACGATGGATCCACAGGCTGAAGGCACGATTATTGACAACGTAATCGTAAAAGGTAAAATCAAAGCTGTTGCAGCTAAAGACAATATCACAGCTGTAAAGATTAAGAGTAGTCGCATGCTATTGGCAACAGGCTTCTTACGTAAGGTATTCGAAATTTTCGAAAGTTACCAGACTCCTATCGATATGATAGCTACTAGTGAAGTTGGCGTTTCTATGAGCATCGACAACCAAACTCACCTTAACGAGATTGTTGATGAACTTAAAAAATACGGAACTGTAACTGTTGACAGCGATATGTGTATTATCTGCGTTGTAGGAGACCTTGATTGGAGTAACCTTGGATTCGAAACTTTGGCTCTTGACGCAATGAAGAGTATTCCTGTAAGAATGATTTCTTACGGTGGAAGCAATTACAACATATCATTCCTTATTCGTGAGGCTGACAAGAAGCGTGCACTTCAAAATCTAAGCGACGTACTTTTCAATAAATAA
- the lysA gene encoding diaminopimelate decarboxylase, translating to MKGKFNIDKFQGIRTPFYYYDTNLLRQTLASINMEAGKHENFIVHYAIKANANPKVLNIICQSGLGADCVSGGEIKASIEAGFPTSKIVYAGVGKSDWEINLGLDKDIFCFNVESIPELEVINELAGNKGKIAKIAFRINPDVGAHTHANITTGLAENKFGIAMRDMENVIEEASKMKNVKFIGLHFHIGSQILNMNDFISLCNRINELQDQLEGHHIKVENINVGGGLGISYDHPNREPIPDFKSYFDTYARHLKLRNGQKLHFELGRAVVAQCGSLITKTLYIKQGSVKQFAIVDAGMTDLIRPALYQAYHKIENISSDEPNETYDVVGPICESSDVFAKAIDLNKTKRGDLLALRSAGAYGEIMASQYNCRQLPKGYITEEL from the coding sequence ATGAAAGGTAAATTTAATATAGATAAATTTCAGGGAATACGGACACCCTTCTATTATTATGACACGAATCTGTTGCGACAGACTCTTGCATCTATAAATATGGAAGCTGGCAAACACGAGAACTTTATTGTGCATTATGCTATAAAAGCGAATGCCAATCCTAAGGTTCTTAATATAATATGTCAATCAGGGCTTGGTGCAGACTGCGTTAGTGGTGGAGAGATCAAGGCTTCTATTGAAGCTGGATTCCCTACAAGCAAGATTGTCTATGCCGGTGTTGGAAAAAGCGACTGGGAAATCAATCTCGGACTAGACAAGGATATCTTCTGCTTCAATGTTGAGAGTATTCCTGAACTAGAAGTCATAAATGAACTTGCTGGAAATAAAGGTAAGATTGCAAAGATAGCCTTTCGCATAAATCCTGATGTTGGCGCACATACACATGCTAACATTACTACCGGTCTGGCTGAAAACAAGTTTGGTATCGCCATGCGTGATATGGAAAACGTCATTGAAGAGGCTTCTAAAATGAAGAATGTAAAGTTCATAGGTCTGCATTTCCATATTGGAAGTCAGATTCTGAACATGAATGATTTCATTTCATTGTGCAATAGGATAAACGAACTTCAAGATCAACTTGAGGGTCATCACATTAAAGTGGAAAATATCAATGTAGGTGGTGGACTTGGTATAAGTTATGATCATCCAAACAGAGAGCCGATTCCTGATTTCAAGTCTTATTTCGATACATACGCACGCCATCTCAAACTTCGTAATGGTCAAAAGCTACATTTTGAACTTGGTCGTGCTGTTGTGGCACAATGTGGAAGTCTAATCACCAAGACCCTATATATAAAGCAAGGAAGCGTGAAACAATTTGCTATTGTAGACGCTGGCATGACAGACCTCATACGTCCTGCTTTGTATCAAGCATATCATAAAATAGAGAACATCAGCAGTGATGAGCCAAATGAGACTTATGATGTTGTTGGACCTATTTGTGAGTCAAGTGATGTTTTTGCTAAGGCTATAGACCTGAATAAAACAAAACGTGGTGATCTTCTGGCTTTAAGAAGTGCAGGAGCTTACGGAGAGATTATGGCTAGTCAATATAACTGCCGTCAACTCCCTAAAGGATATATAACAGAGGAACTATAA
- a CDS encoding glycosyltransferase, whose amino-acid sequence MIIDQLTIILGIIVILLAIVASLASPFLHRIKIYESENNENDINDNPIPVSIIIPTHDDSTDLQRNLPAFLNQDYKGDFKIIVIADRNDRETEDLMNRLIPENKNLYATYLPESSRYMSRKKLAITIGVKAAKTDWIIVTDPCCKPLDEKWLSSFTENMKPGTDFVMGYTSLDNNTRKFWRFEHALIANNRLYSAQKGKAWATNCQNIAFHKQQFMNEEGFRGNLQLLRGEYDFLVNKYAKDMNTTVDARRSSWLYEDEPTRKTWHNKSIYFRASRSLLMGHKGNRIYMFFCNMMLHLSLIVSLTAIVYSVIQQNWILTGASGLSLLLLIITRTIFANRAIKQLDEDIPAGIMFFSELKLAWNNIRYKISYIHADKNDFTSHKL is encoded by the coding sequence ATGATAATAGATCAATTAACAATAATATTAGGAATAATCGTAATCTTGCTGGCAATAGTAGCATCGCTGGCAAGTCCCTTTTTGCATAGAATAAAAATATACGAATCAGAAAATAACGAGAATGACATTAATGACAATCCTATTCCTGTCAGCATTATCATTCCCACACATGATGACTCTACAGACTTACAACGCAATCTTCCTGCATTTCTAAATCAAGATTATAAAGGCGATTTCAAAATTATCGTGATTGCCGACAGGAACGACAGGGAAACAGAAGACTTGATGAACAGGCTTATACCTGAAAACAAGAATCTTTATGCTACATATCTTCCTGAATCATCACGCTACATGAGCAGAAAGAAATTAGCGATCACTATCGGAGTAAAAGCCGCTAAGACAGATTGGATTATCGTTACTGATCCTTGCTGTAAACCTCTTGATGAAAAGTGGCTTTCTTCTTTCACAGAGAACATGAAGCCTGGAACTGATTTCGTAATGGGATATACATCTCTTGACAACAACACACGAAAATTTTGGAGATTTGAACATGCTTTGATTGCAAACAATAGACTTTATAGTGCGCAAAAAGGAAAGGCTTGGGCTACAAACTGCCAGAACATTGCATTCCATAAGCAACAGTTCATGAATGAAGAAGGATTCAGAGGTAACCTACAATTACTTAGAGGTGAATACGACTTTTTGGTAAACAAATATGCTAAGGATATGAATACAACTGTTGATGCACGCAGGAGCTCATGGCTATATGAAGATGAACCTACGAGAAAGACATGGCACAATAAAAGCATATATTTCAGGGCTTCACGTAGTCTGCTTATGGGGCATAAAGGAAATCGTATATATATGTTTTTCTGCAACATGATGCTTCACTTGAGTCTTATCGTTTCTTTAACTGCTATCGTTTATTCTGTAATTCAACAAAATTGGATATTAACAGGCGCAAGTGGTTTATCATTGTTATTGTTAATAATAACAAGAACAATATTTGCAAACAGAGCTATTAAGCAACTTGACGAAGATATTCCGGCTGGCATAATGTTTTTCTCTGAACTTAAACTGGCATGGAACAACATTAGATATAAGATTAGTTATATACATGCTGATAAGAACGACTTCACAAGTCATAAACTTTAA
- a CDS encoding fructose-1,6-bisphosphatase: MKKYDIKKDMRYLQLLSNTFPTIADASTEIINLQAILNLPKGTEHFLADIHGEYEAFQHVLKNASGNIKRKVNELFGNTVREQEKRELCSLIYYPEQKLELVKDVENDINDWYHITLHQLVAVCRVVSSKYTRSKVRKSLPSDFSYIIQELLHEHTENNSNKTAYVNVIVDTIISTGRADDFIIAICNVIQRLAIDELHILGDIYDRGPGAHIIMDTMEQYHSWDIQWGNHDILWMGACAGNNACMCNVIRLSLRYANLTTLEDGYGINLVPLATFAMDTYDDDPCEEFMPRLSGGAKQMDEKTMRLTAQMHKAITIIQFKEEARIFEAHPEWNMKDRQLYKFIDYDKGTIMLDGKEYQLSSCCFPTVDPKHPCKLTPEEKVLIEKLHHSFQVSEKLHKHMRLMLQHGCMYAIRNDNLLFHASIPLNEDGSLKEVAITPNMVCKGRELFHQTGMLIRSAFQDDTATDEKQYAIDYFIYLWCGPNSPLFDKSKMATFERYFIADKDTHKEEKGNYFKLRDNAEIVDNILDAFGVKGPNRHIINGHVPVHVMNGENPIKADGKLMVIDGGFSQAYHKETGIAGYTLVYHSRGFQLVQHEPFTSAADAIQRGTDIKSTIQIVEMSSHRMLVANTDKGCEIKKQIDDLEELLYAYRHGMISEQDERKGFIDD, from the coding sequence ATGAAGAAATACGATATCAAGAAAGACATGAGGTATTTGCAATTGTTGTCAAACACGTTTCCTACAATTGCGGATGCCAGTACGGAGATTATAAATCTTCAGGCTATACTTAATCTACCTAAGGGTACAGAGCATTTTCTTGCTGATATCCATGGTGAGTATGAAGCGTTTCAGCATGTATTGAAAAATGCTTCAGGAAATATAAAACGAAAAGTCAACGAACTTTTCGGTAATACAGTTCGTGAACAGGAGAAAAGAGAACTTTGTTCGCTCATTTATTACCCAGAACAGAAACTTGAACTCGTAAAAGATGTGGAAAACGACATTAACGACTGGTATCACATTACACTTCATCAGTTGGTTGCTGTATGCCGTGTCGTATCAAGCAAGTACACTCGCTCAAAAGTAAGAAAATCGCTTCCTTCTGATTTCTCATATATTATACAAGAATTACTTCATGAACATACGGAGAATAATTCCAACAAGACTGCTTATGTAAATGTAATCGTTGATACGATTATATCAACAGGAAGAGCCGATGATTTTATAATCGCTATTTGCAATGTTATTCAGCGTCTTGCTATCGACGAGTTGCATATACTTGGCGACATCTATGACCGCGGTCCAGGTGCCCACATTATAATGGACACAATGGAACAATATCATAGTTGGGACATACAATGGGGTAATCATGATATACTATGGATGGGTGCATGTGCTGGAAATAACGCATGCATGTGCAACGTGATACGTCTAAGTCTAAGATATGCCAACCTCACCACCCTAGAGGATGGATACGGAATAAATCTTGTTCCACTTGCCACATTCGCTATGGATACTTATGATGATGATCCTTGCGAGGAATTCATGCCTAGACTTAGCGGTGGAGCTAAGCAAATGGACGAAAAGACGATGAGGCTTACCGCACAAATGCACAAAGCTATCACAATAATACAATTTAAGGAAGAAGCTAGAATATTTGAAGCTCACCCAGAATGGAACATGAAGGATAGACAACTCTATAAATTCATAGACTACGATAAAGGTACAATAATGCTTGACGGTAAAGAATACCAACTATCAAGCTGCTGTTTTCCAACTGTTGATCCTAAGCATCCGTGCAAACTTACTCCTGAAGAAAAAGTATTGATTGAAAAACTCCATCACTCTTTCCAAGTAAGTGAAAAACTTCATAAGCACATGCGTCTCATGCTACAGCATGGTTGTATGTATGCAATAAGAAATGACAATCTACTCTTCCATGCCTCTATCCCACTCAATGAGGACGGCAGTTTAAAAGAAGTAGCCATCACCCCTAATATGGTTTGTAAAGGTCGTGAACTGTTTCATCAAACAGGAATGCTAATACGATCAGCCTTTCAGGATGACACAGCTACAGACGAGAAACAATATGCCATAGACTATTTCATTTATCTATGGTGCGGTCCAAACAGTCCGTTATTTGATAAGAGTAAAATGGCAACTTTCGAGCGTTACTTCATTGCCGACAAAGATACTCATAAGGAGGAAAAAGGCAATTATTTCAAACTAAGGGATAATGCTGAGATTGTTGATAATATTCTTGACGCATTTGGTGTGAAGGGTCCAAACAGACATATCATCAACGGTCATGTCCCGGTACATGTAATGAATGGAGAAAATCCTATCAAGGCAGACGGAAAACTAATGGTCATTGATGGTGGGTTCTCACAGGCTTATCACAAGGAAACAGGCATTGCCGGTTATACTCTTGTTTATCATAGCCGTGGCTTTCAACTAGTTCAGCATGAACCATTCACGAGTGCTGCCGATGCAATTCAACGAGGAACTGATATCAAGTCAACAATACAGATTGTTGAAATGAGCAGTCATCGTATGCTTGTTGCCAATACAGACAAGGGCTGCGAAATAAAGAAACAAATTGATGACCTAGAAGAATTACTCTATGCTTACCGTCATGGCATGATTAGTGAGCAAGATGAGAGAAAAGGATTTATTGACGACTAA
- a CDS encoding energy transducer TonB, translating into MMKKTILSLLITLCPILTFASDYIYLESSDSDNTTDEYSDSIVPNPIDEDISNLNSNQINKKTSLNEKKDRDENIYDVVEQMPSFQGGAVALMSYINKTLKFPAEDCGQGRVIVSFVVEKDGSITNAIVTRSVDPAFDREALKIINSMPKWIPGKKNGRNVRVRFNVPVQFKLQ; encoded by the coding sequence ATGATGAAGAAAACCATTTTATCTTTACTAATCACTCTCTGCCCTATTCTAACTTTTGCAAGTGATTATATCTATTTAGAATCATCTGATTCAGATAATACAACAGACGAATATAGTGATTCTATTGTTCCAAATCCTATTGATGAAGATATATCAAACCTCAATAGCAATCAAATAAATAAAAAAACATCTCTCAATGAAAAAAAAGATAGAGATGAAAATATTTATGATGTTGTAGAACAAATGCCTTCTTTTCAAGGTGGAGCTGTAGCTCTTATGTCTTACATAAACAAAACACTAAAATTTCCTGCTGAAGACTGTGGACAAGGCCGAGTTATAGTATCATTTGTTGTAGAAAAGGATGGTAGTATTACAAATGCGATTGTAACAAGATCAGTTGATCCAGCTTTTGATAGAGAGGCATTAAAAATTATAAATAGTATGCCAAAATGGATTCCTGGCAAAAAAAATGGTCGTAATGTAAGAGTTAGATTTAATGTACCTGTACAATTCAAATTGCAGTAA